The Tigriopus californicus strain San Diego chromosome 10, Tcal_SD_v2.1, whole genome shotgun sequence region GGATCTCACCCGTCAGGTGAACAAGGACTCCCGTTTCTTCATCAAGTTGGATGCAATTCATGGATACTTCCAGGTTCTACTTGATGAGGAATCTTCCTTCCTTACGACTTTTCTCCTCCCATCTGGAAAATATCGCTACACTTTTGCTTCCATGGGATTATGCTCAAGTGGCGACAAATTCTGTATGCGTACGGATAGAGCTATGGCTGGCCTCCCATGGCTCATGAAAATAGACAATGATATGCTAGTGCAAGGGCCAACACAGGAGGTAACCCTTCAGCGTTATGAGTTGGTCCTTCAACGTTGCCGTGCTAATGGGATTAAGCTCTCTTTGGAGAAGATGGAGATGGGAAGCAAGCTCAAATTTGCCGGTTTCATTGTCAGTGCTGATGGAGTCAGTCCCAATCCGGCAAAGTTGCAATCTATCAGAGAGTTCCCTGTTCCGTAGAATATCACTGAATTGCGATCTTTCCTTGGTTTGGCAAACCAGCTGGGTGCCTTCATGCCGGACCTTGCTCACACAACCGTCAACATGCGCCAACTCTTTTGTAAGGGCAATACTTTTCTTTGGTTGCCGGACCATCAGGCTAAATTTGACCAAGCTCGGAGATTTCTCTGTTCAAGGGGCATAGTCAAACCGTTTGACCCAATGCTGAGAACGGAATTGCTGACGGATGCCTCTCGCCTTCACAGCTCGGGATATGCTCTCATCCAACGAGAGAATAATGGTCGACCAAGACTTATTCGGTGTGGGTCTTGCTCCTCAACTCAAGCCATGCGCAATTATGCAACAATTTAGCTTGAGGCAACTGCAATACAGTTAGCAATCATCAACTGCAATTTCTTTCTCCAAGGCCGCTCCATGTTCCACGTCATTACCGACCACAGGCCCCTAGTTGGcgtctttgaaaaaaagcacatcattATAGACAACAACAGGCTGCAACGTATCCGGGAACACCTTGTCATGTACAGCTTTATTGTTGAATGGGCTGCTAGCAAGGATCACTTGATTGCAGACGCTCTGAGTCGATCTCCATTCTTCCCACCCAATGAGTCAGTCGAGACGGCAATCAAGAGAAATGACGCCCACAATCCGGCTGTGGCTGtcattttcaataatattGATGAGGAGTATCGCAATCTGGGGGATTGTGCAGCTAGAGGAACCCTTGATGACCCTGCTCTCGCGCATTTCCATCAGGGATTTGGCGAGATCAGCATGGAGGAGGGCATAGTTCGCAAGGGCAATTGCCTGTTCATTTCCCGCACCGCCGGCCGGGCCATTGTGGATCTTCTCCATTTGTCCTATTCAGGCGTCGTCAAAACGACCGAACACGCAAGACAACTATTTTTCTGGCCAGGCATGGCGAATGACATTTGCCAGCGGATTGCAGTATGCGAGGCTTGTCTCAAAGCTCTTCCGGCCCAGCCCCACGAACCCATCCAAACCACCACTGCTATGTCACCAATGGAGCGGGTTGGAGTTGACATCTTTGAGCTGggtggattatttttcctcatcATGGTTGACTGCTACAGCAGGTTTCTCTTTGTTGCCCGTTTGACCTCAACAACCAGAACAACCGTTTGCAACACTCTGATGAATTGGTTCAGCAATGTGGGACTCCCCAAGCACTTGAAATTGGATAACGGACCTCAATTTCGGGGCCCGTTTACGGCCTTCTGTGAGGAGCTTGGAATCATACATGAGACCTCTTCACCCTACAACCCGCGAAGTAATGGCCTGGCTGAGGAAGCCattaaaaacatgaaatcTCTTCTGAAGAAATCGGGCGCATCAATCACAAGTAGGACGTTCCAGGAGAGTTTGTTGGCTTGGCGTGTCACTCCGCGTGCTGATGGCTTCAGCCCGGCGTTCGTTTTTTTGGCCGACATTTACGCACGCGGCTACCTGATGGCNGATGGCTTCAGCCCGGCGTTCGTTTTTTTGGCCGACATTTACGCACGCGGCTACCTGATGGCCGCTCCAATGTGCCCGCAAATGATGAATTCCGCAGAGCCCGCCTGGCGGCCCGTATGGTTGCTGCACGCGCTGCTGGAGGCCATGTTCTACCCCCCTCATTGTTGGGGACCAGGTTCTCCTTCAGGACGCCATCTTGGGTACTTGGCATACTGGGGCTGTTATCATAGAAATCTGTAACTCCGGTAGGTTGTACAATGTCTGTACAAACAACGGTATCTTCCGCCGCAATCGCTGTCTTATTCGACCTGACACCGTGGAGAATCGTTCTCTCTATAACCCTATCCAACACGTCCCGGAAGAACAGCCCACCCTCTGCCGCAGCGGACGCAACCGGCGTCAAACGGTGTGCTTCACTACATGTTAATCTCCCGTTATTTTATGCACTGGCACCTATCACCCTCGATTTCAGACAAGTAACTATGCGAAGATGGCCAAATTT contains the following coding sequences:
- the LOC131887614 gene encoding uncharacterized protein LOC131887614 yields the protein MYSFIVEWAASKDHLIADALSRSPFFPPNESVETAIKRNDAHNPAVAVIFNNIDEEYRNLGDCAARGTLDDPALAHFHQGFGEISMEEGIVRKGNCLFISRTAGRAIVDLLHLSYSGVVKTTEHARQLFFWPGMANDICQRIAVCEACLKALPAQPHEPIQTTTAMSPMERVGVDIFELGGLFFLIMVDCYSRFLFVARLTSTTRTTVCNTLMNWFSNVGLPKHLKLDNGPQFRGPFTAFCEELGIIHETSSPYNPRSNGLAEEAIKNMKSLLKKSGASITSRTFQESLLAWRVTPRADGFSPAFVFLADIYARGYLMADGFSPAFVFLADIYARGYLMAAPMCPQMMNSAEPAWRPVWLLHALLEAMFYPPHCWGPGSPSGRHLGYLAYWGCYHRNL